Proteins from one Leptonema illini DSM 21528 genomic window:
- a CDS encoding DUF2889 domain-containing protein has translation MALSDMKEAIRHRLAGFERRYETRVFWFPDQSPSYAIVESRLLDTYHDMALFLRVNLQTRKIEDVDVEENRVPYSSCPLAVATYRYLIGEDMSERGLIGKYPFARPEGCLHLNEMLEHAVRNFNSAYGFYLKDRNFPADMDEYRMHVGERSLNDRIELGRHWWMKDRNVRNSCLSFSVSQEKQEYREQIKDLPGITQMMVREFRKKNS, from the coding sequence TGGCCGGATTTGAGCGCCGCTACGAGACTCGCGTTTTCTGGTTCCCCGATCAAAGCCCTTCGTACGCCATCGTTGAGTCCCGGCTGCTTGATACGTATCACGATATGGCCCTTTTTCTCAGGGTGAATCTGCAAACCCGCAAGATCGAGGATGTCGACGTAGAAGAGAATAGAGTCCCCTACAGCAGCTGCCCTCTTGCCGTCGCTACCTATCGTTACCTGATCGGTGAGGATATGAGCGAACGAGGCCTGATCGGTAAATACCCGTTTGCCAGGCCCGAAGGATGCCTGCATCTGAATGAGATGCTCGAACATGCGGTGCGCAACTTCAACTCCGCCTATGGCTTCTATTTAAAAGACCGGAATTTCCCCGCCGACATGGACGAATACCGCATGCATGTGGGGGAGCGTTCTCTGAACGATCGTATCGAGCTCGGCCGGCACTGGTGGATGAAGGATAGAAACGTGCGCAACAGCTGTCTTTCGTTCAGCGTGTCGCAGGAGAAGCAAGAATACAGAGAGCAGATCAAGGATCTGCCCGGCATCACGCAGATGATGGTGCGCGAATTCCGAAAGAAAAACTCTTGA